The genome window GTCGCCCTAGATACATGACGATGACCTCATCAGCCATGTGACGCACCACAGATAGATCATGACTAATGAACAGGTACGCCAGACCAAGCTGATCCTGGAGGTCGATCAACAGGTTCAAAATCTGGCTCTGAATGGAGAGATCCAAGGCAGAGACGGGCTCATCAAGTACCAGCACCTTGGGATTGAGCATCAGTGCCCGGGCCACAGCAATCCGCTGGCGTTGACCCCCTGAAAACATGTGAGGATAGCGGTCGAAGTGTTCTGGTCGCAGACCTACCCGCTGCATCATCTCTTGTGCTAGCTTCGTCCGCTCGGATGCAGATAACTCCAGGCGATTGATCTTCAGCGGTTCTTCTAAAATCGAACCAATCCGTTGTCGTGGGTTCAAGGAACCGTAGGGATCCTGAAAGACAATCTGAACGCTGTTGCGCAAACGACCCCAACTTTCCGGAGTAGCTGGCTCACCGTTGATTTCCAATGCCCCTGCTGTGGGTTTCTCAATCATCGTCACCAATCGTGCCAAGGTTGATTTTCCACAACCCGATTCCCCCACTACCGCGAGAGTCTTACCAGCTTGCAGATGGAAGTTGGCCTCCGTCAATGCTTGAGTGATCTTTGGTGGACTGAACAGGTGATTCTTGACTTCATAATGTCGAGAGAGCCCCTGGCCCACCACGACGGTATCCGTGTTCATTTGACAACCCCCTCAATCGCTAGGGGAAAGTGACAGCGGGCAAAAGCAGCTTCGACCCCTAGGGGAGTGGGTTTTGTTTCCTGGCATTTCTGATTGGCGGACTGGCATCGCGGTGAAAAGAGACAACCTGCCGGCCGATCAAATTGACCCGGTACGACTCCTGGAATCGTCAGCAGGTGCCTACCGGACGCACGTTCTGGGAGCGCCGCCAACAAGGCAGCTGTGTAGGGGTGTCGTGG of SAR324 cluster bacterium contains these proteins:
- a CDS encoding dipeptide ABC transporter ATP-binding protein; its protein translation is MNTDTVVVGQGLSRHYEVKNHLFSPPKITQALTEANFHLQAGKTLAVVGESGCGKSTLARLVTMIEKPTAGALEINGEPATPESWGRLRNSVQIVFQDPYGSLNPRQRIGSILEEPLKINRLELSASERTKLAQEMMQRVGLRPEHFDRYPHMFSGGQRQRIAVARALMLNPKVLVLDEPVSALDLSIQSQILNLLIDLQDQLGLAYLFISHDLSVVRHMADEVIVMYLGRPVEHGTKDDIFQRPQHPYTKALLSATPIADPKTKKQRIKLEGELPSPLDLPPGCAFAPRCWKAQDRCRQERPLLPEKIPAAACFFPEEVELS